A part of Homoserinibacter sp. YIM 151385 genomic DNA contains:
- a CDS encoding ROK family transcriptional regulator has translation MSTADTRTPGGVPAGPGLVPGRALRTRTKVLPEHARGHNRSLVLQTLYREGPRSRADLARETGLTRVTVSDLVAELMGEGLIVDIGPRGGTRPGKPATLLDIHREAYQIIGIDLSEHHAFRGALLDLDGEILKRAERPLDGATGEAALEKVLEITEELIALATAPVLGIGIGSPGIVDLAGIVQSAPNLGWTGLEVQRRVAERAGIPVVVANDANVAALAEHGFGGALGDMMLVKIGHGVGAGMLLGGTPLFGSRFASGEIGHVVVGTDGGAECVCGKHGCLETWLAAPRLAAALEDAADDAARDDILRQAGRRLGIALAPIVGALDLAEIVLSGPEALLDGSLAEATLETLRERTMAEFHGHVALRMTELGTDIVMRGAAVMVLSGRLGVS, from the coding sequence ATGTCGACGGCAGACACGCGCACCCCCGGCGGCGTCCCCGCGGGGCCCGGTCTCGTGCCGGGCCGTGCGCTCCGGACGCGCACCAAGGTCCTGCCCGAGCACGCCCGCGGCCACAACCGCTCCCTCGTCCTCCAGACGCTCTACCGCGAGGGACCGCGCAGTCGCGCCGACCTCGCCCGCGAGACCGGCCTCACGCGCGTCACCGTCTCCGACCTCGTCGCCGAGCTGATGGGCGAGGGACTCATCGTCGACATCGGCCCCCGCGGCGGCACCCGCCCCGGCAAGCCGGCGACGCTCCTCGACATCCACCGCGAGGCGTACCAGATCATCGGCATCGACCTCAGCGAGCACCACGCCTTCCGGGGCGCCCTCCTCGACCTCGACGGCGAGATCCTGAAGCGCGCCGAGCGCCCCCTCGACGGCGCCACGGGGGAGGCGGCGCTCGAGAAGGTCCTCGAGATCACCGAGGAGCTGATCGCGCTCGCCACCGCGCCCGTCCTCGGGATCGGCATCGGCAGCCCCGGCATCGTCGACCTCGCCGGCATCGTCCAGAGCGCGCCCAACCTCGGGTGGACCGGTCTCGAGGTGCAGCGGCGCGTGGCCGAGCGGGCCGGCATCCCCGTCGTCGTCGCGAACGACGCCAACGTCGCCGCACTCGCCGAGCACGGCTTCGGCGGCGCCCTCGGCGACATGATGCTCGTCAAGATCGGGCACGGCGTCGGCGCCGGGATGCTGCTCGGCGGCACCCCGCTGTTCGGCAGCCGCTTCGCCTCCGGCGAGATCGGCCACGTCGTCGTCGGCACCGACGGCGGCGCCGAGTGCGTCTGCGGCAAGCACGGCTGCCTCGAGACCTGGCTCGCCGCCCCGCGCCTCGCCGCCGCGCTCGAGGACGCGGCCGACGACGCCGCGCGCGACGACATCCTCCGCCAGGCGGGCCGCCGCCTCGGCATCGCCCTCGCGCCCATCGTCGGCGCCCTGGACCTCGCTGAGATCGTCCTCAGCGGTCCCGAAGCACTTCTCGACGGCAGCCTCGCCGAGGCCACCCTCGAGACGCTCCGCGAGCGCACCATGGCCGAGTTCCACGGCCATGTCGCCTTGCGGATGACCGAGCTCGGCACGGACATCGTCATGCGCGGCGCCGCCGTCATGGTCCTGTCGGGACGGCTCGGGGTCTCCTGA
- a CDS encoding FAD-dependent oxidoreductase produces MSRIVGWIDGVLGRVTMYRLVWLLLALLLAGGVVLAAVGELFFSPLALLASIAVALLVAVGVNALIARLRELPAHPESSLITAGLVAAIMPPSLEPAGLLAVALAASLASASKYLVVRSGRHLLNPAAAGVLVVGVLGLGFSTWWIAAPPLLPLVALGTIAIAIRTRRGGVVGLAIAVGAVALTVRLMLSGTDLASALTSTLLSTPLVFLAGFMLTEPLTLPPRAWQRLLVAGLVGLLTALPLALPGPALGPLTLGLYMTPELALVTGNLLSALLAPRRAIRLELLGTRRLTPTSWEIELRPERAVPVRAGQYLELTVPHRRPDSRGTRRTFSVASAPEEDGTLRLGLRVPPERSSSFKRALLELEPGSRLTATGVSGDFLLPRDPGIPLLLVAGGIGVTPFVPQLAQAAAEGRDAVLVLAVSSTDEIAYAPQLGAATAAAGGRIRVLLAAPDTLVRMPEHWSWLGGRLDAERLLEAVPDAAGRHAAVSGPPALIRELRPALRRAGVRRVATDAFIGS; encoded by the coding sequence ATGAGCCGGATCGTCGGCTGGATCGACGGCGTCCTCGGGCGCGTCACGATGTACCGGCTCGTGTGGCTGCTCCTCGCGCTGCTGCTCGCGGGCGGCGTCGTGCTCGCCGCGGTCGGGGAGCTGTTCTTCAGCCCGCTCGCGCTGCTCGCCTCGATCGCGGTCGCGCTCCTCGTCGCGGTCGGGGTCAACGCCCTCATCGCGCGGCTCCGGGAGCTGCCGGCGCACCCCGAGTCGAGCCTCATCACGGCGGGGCTCGTCGCGGCGATCATGCCGCCCTCCCTGGAGCCCGCCGGCCTCCTCGCGGTCGCGCTCGCGGCGAGCCTGGCGAGCGCCTCGAAGTACCTCGTCGTGCGGTCGGGGCGCCACCTCCTCAACCCCGCGGCGGCGGGCGTGCTCGTCGTCGGCGTCCTCGGCCTCGGCTTCAGCACCTGGTGGATCGCGGCGCCGCCGCTCCTGCCGCTCGTCGCGCTCGGCACCATCGCGATCGCGATCCGCACCCGGCGGGGCGGCGTCGTCGGCCTCGCGATCGCGGTCGGCGCGGTCGCGCTGACCGTGCGACTCATGCTCTCGGGCACCGACCTTGCGAGCGCCCTGACCTCGACGCTGCTCTCGACGCCGCTCGTCTTCCTCGCAGGCTTCATGCTCACCGAGCCGCTCACCCTCCCGCCACGCGCCTGGCAGCGCCTGCTCGTCGCGGGTCTCGTCGGCCTCCTCACGGCGCTGCCGCTCGCGCTGCCCGGTCCCGCGCTCGGGCCCCTCACGCTCGGCCTCTACATGACGCCCGAGCTCGCGCTCGTGACCGGCAACCTGCTCTCGGCCCTCCTCGCGCCCCGCCGCGCGATCCGCCTCGAGCTGCTCGGCACCCGCCGCCTGACCCCGACGAGCTGGGAGATCGAGCTGCGCCCCGAGCGCGCCGTCCCGGTGCGCGCCGGCCAGTACCTCGAGCTCACGGTGCCGCACCGCCGGCCCGACAGCCGCGGCACCCGTCGGACCTTCAGCGTCGCCTCCGCGCCCGAGGAGGACGGCACGCTCCGGCTCGGCCTGCGGGTCCCGCCCGAGCGCTCGTCGAGCTTCAAGCGCGCCCTCCTCGAGCTGGAGCCGGGCTCGCGCCTGACCGCGACCGGCGTCTCGGGCGACTTCCTGCTGCCGCGCGACCCCGGCATCCCGCTGCTGCTCGTCGCGGGCGGGATCGGGGTCACCCCCTTCGTGCCGCAGCTCGCGCAGGCGGCGGCCGAGGGGCGGGATGCGGTGCTCGTCCTCGCCGTGTCCTCGACCGACGAGATCGCCTACGCGCCCCAGCTCGGCGCGGCGACGGCCGCCGCGGGCGGGCGGATCCGGGTGCTGCTCGCCGCTCCCGACACGCTCGTGCGGATGCCGGAGCACTGGTCGTGGCTGGGCGGGCGGCTCGACGCGGAGCGCCTGCTCGAGGCGGTCCCGGATGCCGCCGGCCGGCACGCCGCCGTGTCGGGACCGCCCGCGCTCATCCGCGAGCTGCGGCCGGCGCTCCGCCGCGCGGGGGTGCGGCGCGTCGCGACGGACGCGTTCATCGGGTCCTGA
- a CDS encoding FAD:protein FMN transferase — translation MSAPPARWAFEAIGTAWTVETPEPVPASARAAVAERIARFDLDWSRFREDSLVTRMSREPGRHRLPAEAAGLLELYRILHGATLGRVSPLVGRSLERLGYDAAYRLAPSGPPLPAAAWGDVLAWDGEHLDLARPALLDVGAAGKGLLVDLVGALLAELGHPDSLVDASGDLRHRGRGAVPGRPERIALEHPGDRSRAIGVAVLEGGALAASAANRRAWGDAHHILDALTGLPAREVAATWVTTVEAMWADGLATALFVADPAELAAAPGAPSFEWTRMMSDGRVEHSPGFQGEVFA, via the coding sequence ATGAGCGCCCCGCCCGCCCGCTGGGCCTTCGAGGCGATCGGCACCGCGTGGACGGTCGAGACGCCGGAGCCGGTCCCGGCATCCGCGCGCGCCGCCGTCGCGGAGCGCATCGCGCGCTTCGACCTCGACTGGTCGCGCTTCCGCGAGGACTCGCTCGTCACCCGGATGTCGCGCGAGCCCGGGCGGCACCGGCTGCCCGCGGAGGCGGCCGGCCTGCTCGAGCTGTACCGCATCCTGCACGGGGCGACGCTCGGCCGCGTCTCGCCGCTCGTCGGCCGCTCGCTGGAGCGGCTCGGCTACGACGCGGCGTACCGGCTCGCCCCGAGCGGCCCGCCGCTCCCCGCCGCGGCGTGGGGAGACGTGCTCGCCTGGGACGGCGAGCACCTCGATCTCGCGAGGCCGGCGCTGCTGGATGTCGGCGCGGCCGGCAAGGGCCTGCTCGTCGACCTCGTGGGCGCGCTCCTCGCGGAGCTCGGCCACCCCGACTCGCTCGTCGACGCGAGCGGCGACCTCCGGCACCGCGGGCGGGGCGCGGTGCCCGGGCGGCCGGAGCGGATCGCGCTCGAGCACCCGGGCGACCGGAGCCGGGCGATCGGCGTCGCGGTGCTCGAGGGCGGCGCGCTCGCGGCGAGCGCCGCGAACCGGCGCGCCTGGGGCGACGCGCACCACATCCTCGACGCCCTCACGGGGCTGCCGGCACGGGAGGTCGCCGCGACCTGGGTGACGACCGTGGAGGCGATGTGGGCCGACGGCCTCGCGACGGCGCTGTTCGTGGCGGACCCGGCCGAGCTGGCGGCCGCGCCGGGCGCGCCGTCCTTCGAGTGGACGAGGATGATGTCGGACGGCCGGGTCGAGCACTCCCCCGGCTTCCAGGGAGAGGTGTTCGCATGA
- a CDS encoding NYN domain-containing protein — translation MIAKPTAIIYIDGFNLYYGRLRDSSSKWLDIQALFDDLLPRYDVIKVRYFTARVKAAASPADPQAPERQKAYLNALAGLPRVEVTEGSFTIHKSYARRRYPSRWARVIPVPRRLRERHLVKIWKVEEKGSDVNLGAYLVLDAARGAADLQVLVTNDSDLAEPARIVGSQFGQQIALCFPRKTRSRALVAVPHAFVLSVSDAAIARNQLPNPVEVGGKSYYRPAAWGT, via the coding sequence ATGATCGCCAAGCCGACCGCCATCATCTACATCGACGGCTTCAACCTGTACTACGGCCGACTCCGCGACTCGTCGTCGAAGTGGCTCGACATCCAGGCGCTCTTCGACGATCTCCTCCCGCGATACGACGTCATCAAGGTGAGATACTTCACCGCCCGGGTGAAGGCGGCCGCGAGCCCCGCCGATCCGCAGGCGCCCGAGCGGCAGAAGGCGTACCTCAATGCGCTCGCGGGCCTTCCGCGAGTCGAGGTCACGGAGGGCAGCTTCACGATCCACAAGTCCTACGCGAGAAGGCGATATCCGAGCAGGTGGGCCCGGGTCATACCGGTGCCGAGGCGACTGCGCGAGCGCCACCTGGTCAAGATCTGGAAGGTCGAGGAGAAGGGATCCGACGTCAATCTCGGTGCATACCTCGTCTTGGACGCGGCTCGCGGTGCGGCAGATCTCCAGGTTCTGGTGACGAACGACTCCGACCTCGCGGAGCCGGCGAGGATCGTCGGCTCGCAGTTCGGGCAACAGATCGCTCTGTGCTTCCCGCGGAAGACGCGAAGTCGTGCGCTCGTCGCGGTGCCGCATGCCTTCGTGCTCAGCGTCTCAGACGCGGCGATCGCGAGGAACCAGCTTCCGAATCCCGTCGAGGTGGGCGGCAAGAGCTATTACCGGCCTGCAGCATGGGGCACATGA
- a CDS encoding beta-N-acetylhexosaminidase → MIIPQPVELTRGEGAFLLDAAAAIDAAPELARVARRLQGELRAGTGLPLREAAGGAIRLELDPALPDEGYRLRVGAEGIRILAADAAGASHASQTLRQLLPPASFRRAPVGEPVPIEVPAVEIVDAPRFRWRGMMLDVVRHFLPTREVLRMLDLLALHRLNVLHLHLTDDQGWRMEIRKYPRLTEVGGWRHESQVGAGEEAGFDGRPHGGFYTQDDLREIVAYAAERGITVVPEIETPGHVQAAIAAYPELGVGEVPASDPQVWPRWGINPTVLNLEESTLDFFRDVFDEVLEIFPSEYIGVGGDECPREQWREDPRTQERMRELGIEEEAGLQAWFIRQLDDHLSARGRRLYGWDEILEGELAPGATVASWRGMQGALTAARRGHDVVACPDHLVYLDYRQSEGEDEPIPVSIPLTLDDVYGFEPVPLELSEEEAAHVIGGQANVWSEHMDSPRTVDFFVFPRLLAVAEALWSPVARRDLADFRARLPRHLEILDALGVEYRHEDGPRPWQRRPGIPGRPSTREAREAAIAALVADIAD, encoded by the coding sequence ATGATCATCCCCCAGCCCGTCGAGCTGACCCGAGGCGAGGGCGCCTTCCTCCTCGATGCGGCTGCCGCGATCGACGCCGCCCCCGAGCTCGCGCGCGTCGCGCGCCGGCTCCAGGGCGAGCTCCGTGCCGGCACCGGGCTTCCGCTGCGCGAGGCGGCGGGCGGCGCGATCCGCCTCGAGCTGGACCCGGCGCTGCCCGACGAGGGCTACCGGCTCCGGGTCGGGGCCGAGGGCATCCGCATCCTCGCCGCCGATGCCGCGGGGGCCTCGCACGCGAGCCAGACCCTGCGGCAGCTGCTGCCGCCCGCGAGCTTCCGGCGGGCGCCCGTCGGCGAGCCGGTGCCGATCGAGGTGCCCGCCGTCGAGATCGTCGACGCGCCGCGCTTCCGCTGGCGCGGCATGATGCTCGACGTCGTGCGCCACTTCCTCCCCACGCGGGAGGTGCTGCGGATGCTCGATCTGCTGGCCCTCCACCGGCTCAACGTCCTCCACCTCCACCTCACCGACGACCAGGGCTGGCGGATGGAGATCCGGAAGTACCCGCGCCTCACCGAGGTCGGCGGCTGGCGGCACGAGAGCCAGGTCGGCGCGGGGGAGGAGGCGGGCTTCGACGGCCGTCCCCACGGGGGCTTCTACACGCAGGACGACCTGCGGGAGATCGTGGCCTACGCCGCCGAGCGCGGCATCACGGTCGTCCCCGAGATCGAGACGCCCGGGCACGTGCAGGCCGCGATCGCCGCCTACCCGGAGCTCGGCGTCGGCGAGGTGCCCGCCTCGGACCCGCAGGTGTGGCCGCGCTGGGGCATCAACCCCACCGTGCTCAACCTGGAGGAGTCGACGCTCGACTTCTTCCGGGACGTGTTCGACGAGGTCCTCGAGATCTTCCCGTCCGAGTACATCGGCGTCGGCGGCGACGAGTGCCCGCGCGAGCAGTGGCGCGAGGACCCCCGGACGCAGGAGCGGATGCGGGAGCTCGGCATCGAGGAGGAGGCCGGCCTCCAGGCCTGGTTCATCCGGCAGCTCGACGACCACCTCTCGGCGCGCGGTCGGCGCCTCTACGGCTGGGACGAGATCCTCGAGGGCGAGCTCGCGCCGGGCGCGACCGTCGCCTCCTGGCGGGGGATGCAGGGCGCGCTGACGGCGGCGCGCCGCGGTCACGACGTGGTCGCCTGCCCCGATCACCTCGTCTACCTCGACTACCGGCAGTCGGAGGGGGAGGACGAGCCGATCCCGGTGTCGATCCCGCTCACGCTCGACGACGTCTACGGCTTCGAGCCGGTGCCGTTGGAGCTCTCGGAGGAGGAGGCCGCGCACGTCATCGGCGGGCAGGCGAACGTGTGGTCGGAGCACATGGACTCTCCGCGGACGGTCGACTTCTTCGTCTTCCCGCGGCTGCTCGCCGTCGCCGAGGCGCTGTGGTCGCCGGTCGCGCGGCGCGATCTCGCCGACTTCCGGGCGCGGCTCCCGCGGCACCTCGAGATCCTCGACGCCCTCGGGGTCGAGTACCGCCACGAGGACGGCCCGCGACCCTGGCAGCGCCGCCCCGGCATCCCGGGCCGCCCCTCGACGCGCGAGGCCCGCGAGGCGGCGATCGCCGCCCTCGTCGCCGACATCGCCGACTGA
- a CDS encoding S8 family serine peptidase, whose translation MRSTGARRGRIRITAALPAGLATSAALALVAGGLAAAAPAAAVPASPLAPLTNATSFEDGRYIVSLADAPLAAYDGGIEGYRATTPDAGEQLDTRQAPVQKYQTYLQEQQEEVAGEVGADVAYSYTVTNNGFAAELTAAQAAKLSADKRVTALELDELKQVTAVPSHEFLGLAGTDGVWATLGGTKKSGKGVVVGIIDTGIAPENPSFAGAPLKTKAGKEPYLAGDVITYRKGDGGTFTGLCQPGEAGQQFTGDECSTKIVGARYYVDGFGTDGLGGIDVGEYISPRDGDGHGSHTASTAAGDYGVEASTLGVDFGRISGVAPAARIAAYKACWSGPDPLVTTDDGCATSDLLAAIDQSVADGVDVINYSIGGGSAATTVSATDISFLNAAKAGVFVAASAGNDGPDPSTLDNASPWITTVAASTIPSYEATAEFEGGEAYAGASISVQEELTAPVVFAGDVGLAGQESANLCLLDSLDPAKVEGKIVVCERGENARVEKSQAVEEAGGVGAIIVNVVTGSIDLDGHTIPTVHLDADVHDEVVAAAQQEGATVTLKPGNETGITPPTPQIAGFSSRGPVEADGSDVLKPDVSAPGVAILAATANAEGADPTWAFLSGTSMASPQVAGLGALYLGKKPNATPAEVKSALMTTAYDTVDAAGDPVKDVFAQGAGHVDPTRSFAPGLLYLNGEQDWDAYINGLGYDWAPGVEGIDASQLNLASISVGSLTAPETVTREVTVQQGGTYTASVEGLAGIDVEVSPATFTAKKGDKVSFEVTFTRTDAPLDEFGSGYLTWTSKKNSVRSPLAVRPVTIVAPDEVSGTGTTGSVDIEVTPGGDGDIPLQATGLSKGELAADVTGDAPDNSGEGAAGEEFEYEASVAEGASLARFDLDSIDDTADLDLVVYQLDAAGEPVAGWQSASGSADERVDLVEPEAGDYLVIVSVFAGETAWDLTTTSVVPGGAEIALEPGTLAGVQGEPIAYRASWDGLDEHASYLGLISYGDTGAVTALSVATGEAAEPEAPVNTTPPSITGEAAVGATLTADPGAWEGEGLEYAYQWKLSGADIEGATGETYRVAKTDQGGAISVAVTATGAAGTSTTVESEPVTVPWASTTKLSLSRNAAFSWQKVTATVAVSSPAETKPTGEVSFTIDGKKVALTATLDGEGKAKVTLPKLSSGIHVIKAGYAGDTDTTGSSSQSKILWIVF comes from the coding sequence GTGAGATCAACCGGGGCCCGCAGGGGCCGAATCCGCATCACCGCCGCACTGCCGGCGGGCCTCGCGACGAGCGCCGCGCTGGCACTCGTCGCGGGCGGCCTCGCCGCCGCGGCCCCCGCGGCGGCCGTGCCCGCCTCCCCGCTCGCGCCGCTGACGAACGCGACGAGCTTCGAGGACGGCCGCTACATCGTCAGCCTCGCGGACGCGCCGCTCGCCGCCTACGACGGCGGCATCGAGGGCTACCGGGCGACGACGCCCGACGCCGGCGAGCAGCTCGACACGCGGCAGGCGCCCGTGCAGAAGTACCAGACCTACCTCCAGGAGCAGCAGGAGGAGGTCGCGGGCGAGGTCGGTGCGGACGTCGCCTACTCGTACACCGTGACGAACAACGGCTTCGCCGCCGAGCTCACCGCCGCGCAGGCCGCGAAGCTCTCCGCCGACAAGCGCGTCACCGCGCTCGAGCTCGACGAGCTCAAGCAGGTCACGGCGGTGCCCTCGCACGAGTTCCTCGGCCTCGCGGGCACCGACGGCGTCTGGGCGACCCTCGGCGGGACGAAGAAGTCGGGCAAGGGCGTCGTGGTCGGGATCATCGACACCGGCATCGCGCCCGAGAACCCGTCCTTCGCGGGCGCGCCGCTCAAGACGAAGGCGGGCAAGGAGCCCTACCTCGCGGGTGACGTCATCACCTACCGGAAGGGCGACGGGGGCACCTTCACCGGGCTCTGCCAGCCCGGCGAGGCCGGCCAGCAGTTCACGGGCGACGAGTGCTCGACGAAGATCGTCGGCGCCCGCTACTACGTCGACGGCTTCGGCACCGACGGCCTCGGCGGCATCGACGTCGGCGAGTACATCTCGCCGCGCGACGGCGACGGCCACGGCTCGCACACCGCCTCGACCGCGGCCGGCGACTACGGCGTCGAGGCCTCGACGCTCGGCGTCGACTTCGGCAGGATCTCGGGCGTCGCGCCCGCGGCGAGGATCGCCGCCTACAAGGCGTGCTGGTCGGGGCCGGACCCCCTCGTCACGACCGACGACGGCTGCGCGACCTCCGACCTCCTCGCGGCGATCGACCAGTCGGTCGCGGACGGCGTCGACGTGATCAACTACTCGATCGGCGGCGGCTCCGCCGCGACGACCGTGTCGGCGACCGACATCTCCTTCCTCAACGCGGCGAAGGCGGGCGTCTTCGTCGCCGCCTCCGCCGGCAACGACGGCCCGGACCCGTCGACGCTCGACAACGCCTCGCCGTGGATCACCACGGTCGCGGCCTCCACGATCCCGAGCTACGAGGCGACCGCCGAGTTCGAGGGCGGCGAAGCCTACGCCGGCGCGTCGATCAGCGTGCAGGAGGAGCTCACCGCACCCGTCGTCTTCGCGGGCGACGTCGGGCTCGCCGGCCAGGAGTCGGCGAACCTCTGCCTGCTCGACTCGCTCGACCCCGCGAAGGTCGAGGGGAAGATCGTGGTCTGCGAGCGCGGCGAGAACGCGCGCGTCGAGAAGTCGCAGGCGGTCGAGGAGGCCGGCGGCGTCGGCGCGATCATCGTCAACGTCGTGACCGGCTCGATCGACCTCGACGGCCACACCATCCCGACCGTCCACCTCGACGCGGATGTGCACGACGAGGTCGTCGCCGCCGCGCAGCAGGAGGGCGCGACGGTGACGCTCAAGCCCGGCAACGAGACCGGCATCACGCCCCCGACGCCGCAGATCGCCGGCTTCAGCTCGCGCGGCCCGGTCGAGGCCGACGGCAGCGACGTGCTCAAGCCGGACGTCTCGGCGCCCGGCGTCGCGATCCTCGCCGCCACCGCCAACGCCGAGGGGGCGGACCCGACCTGGGCCTTCCTCTCCGGCACCTCGATGGCCTCCCCGCAGGTCGCCGGTCTCGGCGCACTCTACCTCGGCAAGAAGCCGAACGCGACGCCCGCCGAGGTGAAGTCGGCCCTCATGACGACGGCCTACGACACGGTGGATGCCGCGGGCGACCCCGTGAAGGACGTCTTCGCGCAGGGCGCCGGCCACGTCGACCCGACGCGCTCCTTCGCGCCGGGCCTGCTCTACCTCAACGGCGAGCAGGACTGGGACGCCTACATCAACGGCCTCGGCTACGACTGGGCGCCCGGCGTGGAGGGCATCGACGCCTCGCAGCTGAACCTCGCCTCCATCTCGGTCGGCTCGCTCACCGCACCCGAGACGGTGACCCGCGAGGTGACCGTCCAGCAGGGCGGCACCTACACGGCCTCCGTCGAGGGGCTCGCGGGGATCGACGTCGAGGTGAGCCCGGCGACGTTCACCGCCAAGAAGGGCGACAAGGTCTCCTTCGAGGTCACCTTCACCCGCACGGACGCGCCGCTCGACGAGTTCGGCTCCGGGTACCTCACCTGGACGAGCAAGAAGAACAGCGTCCGCAGCCCGCTCGCGGTGCGCCCCGTCACGATCGTCGCCCCCGACGAGGTCTCCGGGACCGGCACCACCGGCTCCGTCGACATCGAGGTGACGCCCGGCGGCGACGGCGACATCCCGCTCCAGGCGACCGGCCTCTCGAAGGGCGAGCTCGCGGCGGACGTCACGGGCGACGCCCCCGACAACTCGGGGGAGGGCGCGGCCGGCGAGGAGTTCGAGTACGAGGCGAGCGTCGCCGAGGGCGCGAGCCTCGCGCGCTTCGACCTCGACTCGATCGACGACACCGCCGACCTCGACCTCGTCGTCTACCAGCTGGATGCCGCGGGCGAGCCCGTCGCCGGCTGGCAGTCGGCGAGCGGCTCGGCCGACGAGCGCGTCGATCTCGTGGAGCCCGAGGCGGGCGACTACCTCGTCATCGTCTCCGTCTTCGCGGGCGAGACGGCCTGGGATCTCACGACGACCTCCGTCGTGCCGGGCGGTGCCGAGATCGCGCTCGAGCCGGGCACCCTCGCGGGCGTCCAGGGCGAGCCGATCGCCTACCGCGCCTCGTGGGACGGCCTCGACGAGCACGCCTCCTACCTCGGCCTCATCTCCTACGGGGACACCGGCGCGGTCACCGCGCTGAGCGTCGCCACGGGCGAGGCCGCGGAGCCGGAGGCGCCCGTGAACACGACCCCGCCGAGCATCACCGGCGAGGCCGCGGTCGGCGCGACGCTCACGGCCGACCCCGGAGCCTGGGAGGGCGAGGGCCTCGAGTACGCCTACCAGTGGAAGCTCTCCGGAGCGGACATCGAGGGCGCGACCGGCGAGACCTACCGGGTGGCGAAGACCGACCAGGGCGGCGCCATCTCGGTCGCCGTCACCGCGACGGGTGCCGCCGGCACCTCGACGACGGTCGAGTCGGAGCCCGTCACGGTGCCCTGGGCGTCGACCACGAAGCTCTCGCTCTCGCGCAACGCGGCCTTCTCGTGGCAGAAGGTCACGGCGACGGTCGCCGTCTCCAGCCCCGCCGAGACGAAGCCGACGGGCGAGGTGAGCTTCACGATCGACGGCAAGAAGGTCGCGCTGACGGCGACCCTCGACGGCGAGGGGAAGGCGAAGGTGACGCTGCCGAAGCTCTCCTCCGGCATCCACGTCATCAAGGCGGGCTACGCGGGCGACACGGACACCACCGGCTCGAGCAGCCAGAGCAAGATCCTCTGGATCGTGTTCTGA
- a CDS encoding FMN-binding protein yields MTISSEHDLLPRLRRARPLAVAAAGLGIAAALAGCSAPADDAETGSDRGDTGSDAGTGSGTGSGDYADGTYSAEGSYQSPGGTESIGVELTLESGVVTAVTVTPEATGGNAVQFQNQFASGIADEVVGKPIDELDVTRVAGSSLTSGGFDEAVEQIKADAAA; encoded by the coding sequence ATGACCATCTCCTCCGAGCACGACCTCCTCCCCCGACTGCGCCGCGCGCGCCCCCTCGCGGTGGCCGCCGCGGGCCTCGGGATCGCCGCGGCCCTCGCCGGCTGCAGCGCCCCCGCCGACGACGCCGAGACGGGATCCGACCGCGGCGACACCGGCTCGGACGCGGGCACCGGCTCCGGCACCGGCTCCGGCGACTACGCGGACGGCACCTACAGCGCGGAGGGCTCCTACCAGTCGCCCGGCGGCACCGAGTCGATCGGCGTCGAGCTGACCCTCGAGAGCGGCGTCGTCACGGCCGTCACGGTCACGCCGGAGGCGACCGGCGGCAACGCCGTGCAGTTCCAGAACCAGTTCGCGAGCGGCATCGCCGACGAGGTCGTCGGCAAGCCGATCGACGAGCTCGACGTGACGCGCGTCGCCGGCTCCTCGCTCACGAGCGGCGGCTTCGACGAGGCGGTCGAGCAGATCAAGGCCGACGCCGCGGCCTGA